One Phoenix dactylifera cultivar Barhee BC4 chromosome 8, palm_55x_up_171113_PBpolish2nd_filt_p, whole genome shotgun sequence genomic window carries:
- the LOC103716017 gene encoding coiled-coil domain-containing protein 82 isoform X1, producing the protein MEGEEEAKKTKEEVEAEISRAMRARVRDFKEQADSLTLEGVRRALEKDLRMKTLSLDVHKRFIKQCLEEHFYGADDEDASKSSGKVRTELAQTVKEEKSGQPEDLQSTIEQKNNSSSPAEETEGSALFGKKSTDRETENSQRDSDLNEDTIKEAIKKKASYFRANSEHITLQQVRRLLEEDLKLAKKTLDAYKSFISKELDMVLQSPEILKPANGVKKKPKKASPNVDERKLSKVSKKAHRKSDSSDGNNILSEDYEVDEEIRPKKRTVEKIKATSKNPKRQKKSTEDNKSPSSKERKPVEADLDKSSEDEGANSSEDGDSHSSAEEEVKKKQEKPAQVYGKRVEHLKSIIKSCGMSIPPTVYRRAKQAPESKREAFLIKELEEILSKEGLSTNPSEKGCSCTALVYGAFQALRWGGCPGA; encoded by the exons CTCCTTGACTCTTGAAGGTGTTAGACGAGCACTGGAGAAGGATTTAAGGATGAAGACATTATCACTGGATGTCCATAAGAGGTTTATAAAACAATGTTTGGAAGAG CACTTTTATGGTGCTGATGATGAGGATGCATCCAAAAGCTCGGGGAAAGTCAGAACAGAACTTGCTCAAACAGTGAAAGAAGAGAAGTCAGGTCAACCTGAAGATCTTCAGTCAACAATAGAACAAAAAAATAACAGTTCCAGCCCTGCTGAAGAAACAGAAGGATCTGCTTTGTTTGGAAAGAAATCAACTGATCGTGAGACTGAAAATAGCCAACGTGACAGTGATTTAAATGAAGACACAATCAAGGAGGCAATAAAAAAGAAGGCTTCCTATTTTAGAGCTAATTCTGA GCATATTACTTTACAACAAGTTCGTCGATTGCTGGAGGAAGATCTTAAACTTGCAAAGAAAACTTTGGATGCTTACAAAAGTTTTATCAGCAAAGAACTAGATATG GTCCTGCAATCACCTGAAATTCTTAAACCTGCAAATGGGGTTAAGAAGAAACCTAAGAAAGCTTCTCCAAATGTGGATGAGAGAAAGCTGAGCAAAGTCTCTAAAAAAGCCCACAGGAAATCAGATTCGTCAGATGGCAACAATATCCTCAGCGAGGATTATGAAGTTGATGAAGAAATAAGACCAAAAAAGAGGACAGTTGAAAAAATTAAAGCTACCTCAAAAAATCCGAAAAGGCAGAAAAAATCTACGGAAGATAATAAATCACCCAGTTCTAAGGAGAGAAAGCCTGTGGAAGCAGACTTAGACAAGAGTTCTGAAGATGAGGGTGCAAACAGCTCTGAGGATGGCGATTCTCATTCATCTGCTGAAGAGGAAGTCAAG AAGAAACAAGAGAAGCCAGCTCAAGTGTATGGAAAACGAGTAGAGCACCTCAAATCAATAATCAAATCCTGCGGGATGAG cATTCCTCCAACAGTTTATAGGAGGGCCAAACAGGCTCCTGAAAGCAAACGTGAAGCCTTCTTAATAAAAGAGCTGGAGGAGATTCTTTCAAAGGAAGGGCTATCAACTAATCCTTCCGAAAAAG GATGCAGCTGCACAGCGTTGGTGTATGGTGCTTTCCAAGCCTTAAGGTGGGGTGGTTGCCCAGGTGCCTAG
- the LOC103716017 gene encoding coiled-coil domain-containing protein 82 isoform X2, with the protein MEGEEEAKKTKEEVEAEISRAMRARVRDFKEQADSLTLEGVRRALEKDLRMKTLSLDVHKRFIKQCLEEHFYGADDEDASKSSGKVRTELAQTVKEEKSGQPEDLQSTIEQKNNSSSPAEETEGSALFGKKSTDRETENSQRDSDLNEDTIKEAIKKKASYFRANSEHITLQQVRRLLEEDLKLAKKTLDAYKSFISKELDMVLQSPEILKPANGVKKKPKKASPNVDERKLSKVSKKAHRKSDSSDGNNILSEDYEVDEEIRPKKRTVEKIKATSKNPKRQKKSTEDNKSPSSKERKPVEADLDKSSEDEGANSSEDGDSHSSAEEEVKKKQEKPAQVYGKRVEHLKSIIKSCGMSIPPTVYRRAKQAPESKREAFLIKELEEILSKEGLSTNPSEKDIKAVRKEKKEQKSLKAST; encoded by the exons CTCCTTGACTCTTGAAGGTGTTAGACGAGCACTGGAGAAGGATTTAAGGATGAAGACATTATCACTGGATGTCCATAAGAGGTTTATAAAACAATGTTTGGAAGAG CACTTTTATGGTGCTGATGATGAGGATGCATCCAAAAGCTCGGGGAAAGTCAGAACAGAACTTGCTCAAACAGTGAAAGAAGAGAAGTCAGGTCAACCTGAAGATCTTCAGTCAACAATAGAACAAAAAAATAACAGTTCCAGCCCTGCTGAAGAAACAGAAGGATCTGCTTTGTTTGGAAAGAAATCAACTGATCGTGAGACTGAAAATAGCCAACGTGACAGTGATTTAAATGAAGACACAATCAAGGAGGCAATAAAAAAGAAGGCTTCCTATTTTAGAGCTAATTCTGA GCATATTACTTTACAACAAGTTCGTCGATTGCTGGAGGAAGATCTTAAACTTGCAAAGAAAACTTTGGATGCTTACAAAAGTTTTATCAGCAAAGAACTAGATATG GTCCTGCAATCACCTGAAATTCTTAAACCTGCAAATGGGGTTAAGAAGAAACCTAAGAAAGCTTCTCCAAATGTGGATGAGAGAAAGCTGAGCAAAGTCTCTAAAAAAGCCCACAGGAAATCAGATTCGTCAGATGGCAACAATATCCTCAGCGAGGATTATGAAGTTGATGAAGAAATAAGACCAAAAAAGAGGACAGTTGAAAAAATTAAAGCTACCTCAAAAAATCCGAAAAGGCAGAAAAAATCTACGGAAGATAATAAATCACCCAGTTCTAAGGAGAGAAAGCCTGTGGAAGCAGACTTAGACAAGAGTTCTGAAGATGAGGGTGCAAACAGCTCTGAGGATGGCGATTCTCATTCATCTGCTGAAGAGGAAGTCAAG AAGAAACAAGAGAAGCCAGCTCAAGTGTATGGAAAACGAGTAGAGCACCTCAAATCAATAATCAAATCCTGCGGGATGAG cATTCCTCCAACAGTTTATAGGAGGGCCAAACAGGCTCCTGAAAGCAAACGTGAAGCCTTCTTAATAAAAGAGCTGGAGGAGATTCTTTCAAAGGAAGGGCTATCAACTAATCCTTCCGAAAAAG ACATTAAAGCagttagaaaagaaaagaaagagcaaaAGAGCTTGAAGGCATCGACTTGA